Proteins encoded together in one Neobacillus sp. FSL H8-0543 window:
- a CDS encoding formate/nitrite transporter family protein, with the protein MEMQPLSEVEKLALKKIKIFRQSLLRYILRAMLASMFIGFGVIVAFKTGNFFYTVHSPFAYPMAALTFGSAIILIAYGGGDLFTGNTFYYTYTALRGKLAWLEVIQLWVSSYIGNILGAAVFALLIFTTGLFADSSVNGFLLKVVEQKMQVPTIELFFRGILCNWLVCLAFFLPMSLKGDGPKMFSMMLFVFCFFISGYEHSIANMCTFAIALVLNHPGTISWGGVFHNLIPVTIGNLIGGGILMAWMYHFVNKPFLDEYKE; encoded by the coding sequence ATGGAAATGCAACCCTTAAGTGAAGTTGAAAAACTCGCCTTAAAGAAGATAAAAATTTTCAGACAAAGCCTTTTACGGTATATTTTACGGGCAATGCTTGCAAGTATGTTTATTGGTTTCGGAGTCATTGTTGCCTTTAAAACTGGCAACTTCTTTTACACCGTCCATTCACCCTTTGCCTATCCGATGGCAGCTCTGACTTTTGGTTCTGCAATTATCTTAATTGCCTATGGTGGTGGCGACCTTTTTACTGGTAATACCTTTTATTACACCTATACCGCACTACGAGGAAAGTTGGCATGGCTTGAGGTAATTCAACTTTGGGTTAGTAGTTATATCGGAAATATTTTAGGTGCAGCTGTTTTTGCCTTGCTGATTTTTACTACAGGACTTTTTGCTGATTCATCAGTAAATGGATTTTTATTAAAAGTTGTTGAACAGAAAATGCAGGTTCCGACAATTGAATTGTTTTTCCGGGGAATCCTTTGTAACTGGCTCGTTTGCTTGGCCTTCTTTCTTCCAATGAGCCTAAAGGGCGATGGACCGAAAATGTTTTCAATGATGCTATTTGTTTTTTGCTTTTTCATTTCAGGCTATGAACACAGCATAGCCAATATGTGTACCTTTGCGATCGCACTGGTGTTGAATCATCCAGGAACAATTTCGTGGGGTGGTGTGTTTCACAACCTAATACCTGTAACCATTGGTAACTTAATAGGTGGAGGCATTCTAATGGCGTGGATGTATCATTTTGTCAATAAACCG
- the yfkAB gene encoding radical SAM/CxCxxxxC motif protein YfkAB, with product MSFMKKISPDYDPWEAYLDIEQYRKPQLTNIEFTTTTLCNMRCEHCAVGYTLQTKDPKALSLDLLLHRLEEIPTLRSLSITGGEPMLSLSSVKNYVVPLMKYAHERGVRTQMNSNLTLDLDRYEMITPYLDVLHISHNWGTVDDFVEGGFARMERKPDYQQREKYFKRMIENSRELVKAGVMVSAETMLNKRTLPHLEKIHRQIVDEMLCQRHEVHPMYPSDYASSLESLTLTEIRNAIHHLLDIRDEKVWMLFGTLPFYACSNIDEDLELLKRLYKTKNVTIRNDPDGRSRLNVNIFNGDIIVTDFGDTPPLGNIQMTDLLAAYETWQSSTTAKELSCHCPAVSCLGPNILVKNSYYQDVDFMAAHNKINK from the coding sequence ATGTCCTTTATGAAAAAAATAAGTCCTGATTATGATCCATGGGAAGCCTATTTAGATATTGAACAATATCGGAAGCCGCAGCTTACAAATATCGAATTTACAACGACAACGCTTTGTAATATGCGCTGTGAGCATTGTGCAGTAGGCTATACACTCCAGACAAAGGATCCAAAAGCTTTATCTCTAGATTTACTATTGCACAGGCTAGAGGAGATACCAACCCTTAGGTCTCTTAGTATTACAGGTGGAGAGCCCATGCTATCTCTCTCTTCCGTCAAAAACTATGTGGTCCCGCTCATGAAATATGCACATGAACGCGGTGTTCGAACGCAAATGAACTCCAATTTAACGCTTGACCTTGACCGCTATGAAATGATTACGCCCTATTTAGATGTCCTACATATTTCACACAACTGGGGAACGGTTGATGATTTTGTTGAGGGCGGTTTTGCGAGAATGGAACGAAAGCCAGATTATCAGCAACGAGAAAAATATTTTAAGAGAATGATAGAAAATAGTCGCGAGTTAGTAAAAGCCGGTGTAATGGTATCAGCAGAAACGATGCTTAATAAGCGAACACTGCCACATTTGGAAAAAATCCATCGGCAAATCGTTGATGAAATGCTCTGTCAGCGTCATGAGGTGCATCCGATGTATCCAAGCGACTATGCTAGCAGTCTAGAATCCTTGACACTTACTGAAATAAGGAACGCAATCCATCATCTCCTAGATATCCGTGATGAAAAAGTGTGGATGTTGTTTGGAACGTTGCCATTCTATGCATGCAGTAATATAGATGAGGATCTTGAATTACTAAAAAGGCTTTACAAAACTAAAAATGTAACAATTAGGAATGATCCCGATGGTCGTTCTCGTCTTAACGTAAATATATTTAACGGTGATATTATAGTTACGGATTTTGGTGATACCCCACCGCTTGGAAATATCCAAATGACAGATCTGTTAGCTGCCTATGAAACGTGGCAATCATCAACGACGGCAAAGGAACTAAGCTGTCATTGCCCTGCTGTTTCCTGCTTAGGACCCAATATTTTAGTCAAAAATAGTTACTATCAAGATGTAGATTTTATGGCTGCGCACAATAAAATAAACAAATAG
- a CDS encoding MFS transporter gives MIILSKPKYSNERSVANMNQLKSAKRNVVIMWFSNFFIAGSMTMVLPFISLYIETFGDFSEKYVQHWSGLTFAVTFVSAFIFSPIWGRIGDRFGRKKVLIISGIGMGISIFLTGYVESVWQLFFLRFTMGFFTGFIPMSQAFISTQTPKEIAGRVLGTLQTGSITGSLLGPLLGGLLADSLGYSLTFRWTSIAIFISAILVFATREYKIEVSKGTKSHYSSREVLGHIIRNPVLLTVLLISALVQIAHFSIQPILSLFVSDLHGTTNIAFYSGIAFSAAGLGNLLMSRTWGRFADKYGYIKILVILLFFSGIIYLPGAVITDYWQLVIIRFILGIAIGGIIPVRIAYIRQEAPIAMQGEVLGYNTSLRFLGNIIGPMLGGFISGYLGFSAVFVSTSVLLILSGFILLAAMQRHPKLIKNHA, from the coding sequence ATGATAATACTTAGTAAACCGAAATATTCAAATGAAAGAAGTGTCGCTAACATGAATCAATTAAAGTCAGCCAAGCGCAATGTAGTGATCATGTGGTTTTCTAACTTCTTCATCGCAGGAAGTATGACGATGGTTCTGCCGTTTATTTCTTTGTACATAGAGACTTTTGGTGATTTCTCCGAGAAATACGTGCAACATTGGTCCGGGTTAACGTTTGCTGTTACATTTGTTTCAGCATTTATCTTTTCACCCATTTGGGGGAGGATTGGAGACCGATTTGGACGTAAAAAGGTCCTTATCATTTCCGGTATCGGAATGGGTATATCCATTTTTTTAACGGGCTATGTCGAATCTGTTTGGCAATTATTTTTCTTACGCTTTACCATGGGATTTTTTACTGGCTTTATTCCGATGTCACAGGCATTTATCTCTACACAGACACCGAAAGAAATCGCAGGCCGGGTACTCGGTACACTTCAAACAGGCAGTATTACAGGTTCATTACTCGGACCGTTGCTTGGAGGTTTGCTAGCTGATTCCCTTGGTTACTCGCTCACATTTAGGTGGACTTCCATCGCGATTTTCATTTCAGCCATACTTGTCTTTGCCACAAGAGAATATAAAATCGAGGTTAGTAAAGGGACAAAATCCCATTATTCAAGCAGGGAAGTGCTTGGGCATATTATTCGTAATCCCGTCCTTTTAACAGTCTTACTAATCTCAGCACTTGTTCAAATTGCCCACTTTAGCATTCAACCAATCTTATCTTTATTTGTAAGTGACCTCCATGGAACGACAAACATTGCTTTTTACTCGGGAATTGCCTTTTCGGCGGCTGGTCTTGGGAACCTCCTGATGTCTAGAACTTGGGGAAGGTTTGCCGATAAATATGGATATATAAAAATTCTTGTGATTCTGCTGTTTTTCTCAGGAATCATTTATCTTCCTGGAGCAGTGATAACGGATTATTGGCAGCTTGTCATCATTCGGTTCATACTCGGTATAGCTATTGGTGGAATTATTCCCGTCCGGATCGCTTATATTCGCCAAGAGGCTCCGATCGCGATGCAAGGTGAGGTCCTGGGCTACAATACAAGCTTAAGATTCCTTGGCAATATTATTGGTCCAATGTTAGGCGGATTTATTTCAGGTTACCTGGGCTTCTCTGCCGTTTTCGTTAGTACGAGTGTTTTGTTAATACTTAGTGGATTCATTTTGCTGGCTGCCATGCAACGCCATCCAAAACTCATTAAAAATCATGCGTAG
- a CDS encoding sugar ABC transporter substrate-binding protein, which produces MKRNFIKSTLVSAIAATLLLTGCASGGETKPTNGNTAIEGVPERFAKGDQPKIKVIRKIGGDDHTAQFLAGAKQEGEALGFQVDVFTANGDTAKFHDAINQALNQDYDGFIISHGDDDATVNDVQELVDAKKSVVAFDSNANLTNVEGVTLTSQDDEALATLALEQLVKETNGEANIAYLWVDGFPPMVRRNKVYQEILSQNPGIKEVERFGIASADTSVQTQNAVAAMLNKYPKGKLDAIFATWDAFAIGAARALKEAGREEVKLYGIDVSNADLQEIQREGSAWKYTAAVDPKLIGAVNMRLLAKKLAGEETPQTYDLEASLISQTDLQKSKDPVNMVNLAEIIEGWGQSTAFEEEWMKKLKEHYKK; this is translated from the coding sequence ATGAAAAGAAATTTTATTAAAAGTACATTGGTTTCAGCTATTGCCGCAACACTTCTACTCACAGGCTGTGCGTCCGGGGGAGAAACTAAACCAACCAACGGGAACACTGCCATTGAAGGGGTACCAGAACGATTTGCCAAAGGCGATCAGCCGAAAATAAAGGTGATACGTAAAATTGGCGGTGACGATCATACTGCTCAATTTTTAGCGGGTGCCAAGCAAGAGGGAGAAGCATTAGGCTTCCAAGTAGATGTGTTTACTGCTAATGGTGACACAGCAAAATTCCATGATGCCATTAACCAGGCTTTAAATCAGGACTATGACGGATTCATTATTTCTCATGGTGACGATGATGCAACAGTTAATGACGTGCAGGAACTTGTGGATGCGAAGAAAAGTGTTGTTGCCTTTGACTCAAATGCAAACCTAACAAATGTCGAAGGAGTAACACTAACCTCCCAGGATGATGAAGCCTTAGCAACACTCGCACTTGAGCAATTAGTAAAGGAAACAAATGGAGAAGCAAATATTGCCTACCTTTGGGTTGACGGATTCCCGCCAATGGTTAGACGTAATAAAGTATATCAGGAAATACTTTCGCAAAACCCTGGAATTAAGGAAGTAGAACGCTTTGGTATTGCGTCTGCAGATACAAGCGTACAAACACAAAATGCAGTAGCTGCCATGCTAAATAAATATCCTAAGGGCAAGCTGGATGCGATTTTTGCTACTTGGGATGCATTTGCCATCGGTGCCGCTCGTGCCCTTAAAGAAGCTGGAAGAGAAGAAGTGAAACTCTATGGAATTGACGTATCGAATGCGGATTTACAGGAAATTCAAAGAGAAGGCAGTGCATGGAAGTACACTGCTGCAGTAGATCCCAAACTAATTGGTGCCGTTAATATGAGATTGCTGGCTAAGAAATTAGCGGGTGAAGAAACACCGCAAACCTATGATTTAGAGGCATCTCTCATTTCCCAAACAGATTTACAAAAATCTAAAGACCCTGTAAACATGGTGAACTTAGCTGAAATTATTGAAGGCTGGGGACAGTCCACAGCTTTTGAAGAAGAGTGGATGAAGAAATTAAAAGAACACTATAAGAAGTAA
- a CDS encoding sugar ABC transporter ATP-binding protein, with protein MTTLVMKDISIEFPGVKALNQVDFSMEIGKIHALIGANGAGKSTLMKVLSGAYDHYSGEISLDGKSLKIRTPKDAMNAGIQIVYQEVDTALVPYLTIGENIMLMDTVHNMEKKHWMKWKQLHEKASSILASMNINLSTTKLVSELTLAEKQMILIARAVSKECKFLILDEPTAPLSHTETKELFRIVADLKKKKVGIIFISHRLPEIFEICDEISIMRNGELAARQMIADTTQNNVIEQMLGKKLGEQFPDKTKNIGNNVLEVNGLTDKEKIKDFSMHVKSGEIVGIAGLVGAGKTELCKALFGAEGKLVSGEVVLKGNKLKIKSPFDAVKVGMAFVPEERRKEGILVQESVESNLTAANLGGFSRMLGFIDRKKEKIAAKELIKRLGIKTPSEETKVQNLSGGNQQKVAIGKWLVAEAEVYIFDEPTKGVDVGAKRDIFNLITELAKRGKAVIYASSELSEIIGITNRVYVLYDGRSVKELETESTNEEELLFYLTGGR; from the coding sequence ATGACTACGTTAGTAATGAAAGACATCTCAATCGAATTTCCAGGGGTAAAGGCGTTGAACCAGGTTGATTTTTCTATGGAAATAGGTAAAATCCATGCATTAATTGGGGCAAACGGTGCTGGAAAATCCACTTTGATGAAGGTTCTTTCAGGTGCTTATGACCATTATTCAGGTGAAATTTCGCTAGATGGAAAATCCCTTAAAATACGTACACCAAAAGATGCAATGAATGCTGGTATTCAAATTGTTTATCAGGAAGTAGATACTGCGCTTGTACCTTATTTAACGATTGGTGAAAATATTATGTTGATGGATACGGTACATAACATGGAAAAAAAGCACTGGATGAAATGGAAGCAGCTTCATGAAAAAGCTTCATCGATACTAGCTAGTATGAATATTAACCTGTCAACGACGAAACTTGTTAGTGAGTTGACCCTTGCTGAGAAACAAATGATTTTAATTGCCCGCGCGGTTTCGAAGGAATGTAAATTTCTGATCCTTGATGAGCCGACGGCACCGCTTAGCCATACGGAAACGAAAGAACTATTTCGGATTGTTGCTGATTTGAAAAAGAAAAAGGTTGGAATTATCTTTATCTCCCATCGACTTCCAGAGATTTTTGAGATTTGTGATGAGATTTCAATCATGAGAAATGGTGAACTGGCAGCCAGACAAATGATTGCAGACACTACACAAAACAACGTGATTGAGCAGATGCTCGGAAAAAAGCTAGGAGAACAGTTTCCCGACAAAACAAAGAATATAGGAAATAATGTCCTTGAGGTTAATGGGCTTACAGATAAAGAAAAAATCAAAGATTTTTCCATGCATGTAAAATCTGGTGAAATTGTCGGTATTGCTGGTCTAGTAGGTGCGGGTAAAACGGAACTTTGTAAAGCCTTATTTGGTGCTGAGGGGAAGTTAGTAAGCGGAGAAGTAGTGCTAAAGGGTAACAAGTTAAAGATAAAGAGCCCTTTTGACGCGGTGAAAGTTGGGATGGCATTTGTGCCCGAGGAAAGACGGAAAGAAGGAATCCTTGTTCAGGAATCTGTTGAATCAAATTTAACGGCAGCAAACTTAGGAGGATTTTCAAGAATGCTAGGTTTCATAGACCGAAAAAAAGAAAAAATTGCAGCCAAGGAATTGATTAAGCGACTTGGGATAAAGACACCTTCAGAGGAAACGAAAGTTCAAAATCTTTCTGGGGGGAACCAGCAAAAGGTTGCTATTGGAAAGTGGCTTGTTGCTGAGGCTGAGGTCTATATATTTGATGAACCAACTAAGGGAGTTGACGTCGGGGCAAAAAGGGATATTTTTAACCTGATCACTGAACTGGCAAAACGCGGTAAAGCAGTCATTTATGCATCATCGGAATTGTCTGAAATTATTGGGATTACGAATCGAGTGTATGTTTTATATGATGGCAGGTCAGTGAAGGAACTTGAAACAGAGTCTACGAACGAAGAAGAACTTTTATTTTATTTAACAGGGGGCAGGTAA